A genomic segment from bacterium encodes:
- a CDS encoding MG2 domain-containing protein: protein MRHKSGAAGGVPQTIQAGIIRGVIMKAKCLAIVLLSLALRAQAQYFSLETPKIYSPGEKVVVNLSAENIRGSIFLRAYKIADPVAFFQRQADPHSPQQLLNVREANAIDILRASRNRLQRDQRQVFRDNMTPQTRIDVKNTLGLPAFSVATRASRLLSPLKNYPLVKTWEITEFGSAEEYIYRDLEVEVTEPGAYLIEAFNDRLMAHTAVVISPLGMITKTSPHGTTVFVCNKMTGTPAPEVELQMIQEKQLQARQITDKNGLATFPRPPSGSDEEEGGNAMLILGRKGNEFVLSDLYYYFAGSRGQYVVHAYTDRPIYRPGQTVYFKSIVRQLNEAGYQVYANRPVEITITDARGNEIHRQTLQTNENGTTSGELALAEEPPLGSYQLRTTIPDGITHYASFKVEEYKKPEFKVVVATDKDQYANGELITATIQADYYFGSPVANAQVDYYIFRGRFWRPWWYGSEYAWYYEDEYDDGGGYSYRAELLESNTGYLDENGSFTLSYPTPKGDQDFYYRIEARVVDASRRQIIGSRQVEVTRGLFMISAYTDKYVYAPGEEVTVTIRTQDFKNQPVPAKVKTEVFSQNWVSGRGWQTQNRIAAQEVSTDAQGQGQMRFKAPKEGYYYLTMQAIDSRGNKITMEEYCWVSGRGGYAGYEAKGLEIIPDKDSYRAGETAHVLVIAPVKNVTALVTAEGAELLAQRVVALTGSSQVIDFEIGEQHQPNFSVAVAILANDELYSESKNLIVIPEEKFLNLDLSMNEDVFRPQEEGELTIKVTNREGKGVATELSVAMVDESIYALAPDLTRAIKKVFYSKRYNRVATGSSVYFRFYGWARGLGGAMAARKTEPFARTGFAEVKADKFKEARVRKDFRDTMFWQAQVRTDASGVAKLKVRFPDNLTTWRTTVRAISAKTEVGEQTFKNLVRMDLIVRMETPRFFIAGDQVTISTIVHNYLNEAKQAKVSLAGKGVGITPVGEKLIAVPENGEKRVDWTVQTSEVGLATLTAKALTDEVSDAMQLEVPVLPHGLKTSEAMVVDIEENQAVRDQTITIPASADPATAELVLSVSPSLASSLLSALEELAGYPYGCVEQTMSRFLPTAIVAYTAKKLKLDLRMELLNELPKMMDKGLQALYGFQHGDGGWGWWQDDETHPYMTAYVVYGLSLAKQAGHAIAADRLQRGADCLARQLEQARLVDREVTGLGEARGRGAFALLDATTQAYMLYALQTARQAGVKVDNLFEARFAELQRARSNDYTRALLALVSHSQNKTEIANTLAAQLEANGVTAGNLCSWGGKSWHYNWQDDNLETTAFAIKSLVQVKAGSPRINQGIRYLLLQKRGEAWRSTKDTAMIIFALVDYLEKSRELEPDYRVRIHVNDQLVFDQRMTKAEANGQEQAIRLPASQLRLGPNRVRIEKTGVGKFFSTFRTTYYQAGENLRRSTTGFGVEREFYLLNREASGARLVYAKTGFSGTLRSGEEMLVKLRVTSASDFEYFMLEDPLPAGVEVIKDESGYVIPGERNYAGRAAEGWRPQHAARETRDEKVAFFATRLAAGVHEFTYLVRAQIPGTYHVMPALASLMYYPEYQGNSSEARVRIVE, encoded by the coding sequence ATGAGGCATAAGAGCGGCGCAGCCGGCGGCGTGCCGCAAACGATTCAGGCGGGAATTATCCGAGGTGTCATCATGAAAGCGAAGTGTCTGGCGATCGTGCTGTTGAGTCTCGCGCTCCGGGCGCAAGCGCAGTACTTCAGCCTGGAAACGCCGAAGATCTATTCGCCGGGGGAGAAGGTGGTGGTCAATCTCTCGGCGGAAAACATCAGAGGCTCGATCTTCTTGCGCGCCTACAAAATCGCAGACCCGGTGGCTTTTTTCCAGCGCCAGGCTGACCCGCACAGTCCGCAGCAGTTGCTCAACGTGCGCGAGGCCAATGCCATCGACATTTTGCGCGCCTCGCGCAACCGCCTGCAGCGCGACCAGCGCCAGGTTTTCCGCGACAACATGACGCCGCAGACGCGCATCGACGTCAAGAATACGCTCGGCCTGCCCGCGTTTTCCGTGGCCACGCGCGCCAGCCGGCTGCTCTCTCCGCTCAAGAATTACCCGCTGGTCAAGACTTGGGAGATCACCGAATTCGGCAGCGCGGAAGAGTACATTTATCGCGACCTCGAGGTCGAGGTGACTGAGCCGGGCGCCTACCTCATTGAAGCATTCAACGACCGGCTGATGGCGCATACCGCCGTGGTCATTTCGCCGCTGGGCATGATCACCAAAACCTCGCCGCACGGGACGACGGTTTTTGTCTGCAACAAAATGACCGGCACGCCCGCGCCCGAGGTCGAGCTGCAAATGATCCAGGAGAAACAACTGCAGGCGCGGCAAATCACGGACAAGAACGGCCTCGCAACTTTTCCCCGCCCGCCCTCCGGCAGCGATGAGGAAGAGGGCGGCAATGCGATGTTGATTCTCGGGCGCAAAGGTAATGAGTTCGTGCTCTCGGATCTCTATTACTACTTCGCCGGCAGCCGTGGGCAATACGTCGTGCATGCCTACACTGATCGTCCTATCTACCGTCCCGGCCAGACCGTCTATTTCAAGAGCATCGTCCGGCAATTGAACGAAGCCGGTTATCAAGTTTATGCCAACCGGCCGGTCGAAATCACGATCACCGACGCGCGCGGCAACGAAATTCACCGGCAGACTTTGCAAACCAACGAGAACGGCACGACCAGCGGCGAGCTGGCGCTGGCGGAAGAACCGCCGTTGGGCAGTTATCAATTGCGCACGACGATTCCGGATGGCATCACGCACTACGCTTCTTTCAAAGTGGAGGAATACAAGAAGCCTGAGTTCAAAGTCGTAGTCGCTACCGACAAAGATCAATATGCCAACGGTGAGCTAATCACGGCAACGATTCAAGCGGATTATTACTTCGGCAGTCCGGTGGCAAACGCGCAGGTGGATTACTACATCTTCCGCGGCCGGTTCTGGCGGCCGTGGTGGTATGGCAGCGAGTATGCCTGGTACTATGAGGATGAATATGACGACGGCGGTGGCTACAGCTATCGTGCGGAATTGCTCGAAAGCAACACCGGCTATCTCGATGAGAACGGCAGCTTCACGCTGAGCTATCCAACGCCCAAGGGCGATCAAGATTTCTACTATCGCATCGAAGCGCGAGTGGTGGATGCCAGCCGCCGGCAGATCATCGGCTCCCGGCAGGTGGAAGTGACGCGCGGCTTGTTCATGATTTCCGCGTACACCGACAAGTACGTCTATGCGCCCGGCGAGGAAGTCACGGTGACTATTCGCACGCAGGATTTCAAAAACCAGCCGGTGCCGGCCAAAGTCAAAACGGAAGTGTTCAGTCAAAACTGGGTGTCCGGTCGCGGTTGGCAAACGCAGAACCGGATCGCGGCGCAGGAAGTCAGCACCGATGCCCAGGGCCAGGGGCAAATGCGGTTCAAAGCGCCGAAGGAGGGATACTATTATCTCACCATGCAGGCCATCGACAGCCGCGGCAACAAGATTACCATGGAAGAATACTGCTGGGTGAGCGGCCGCGGCGGCTATGCCGGCTATGAGGCCAAAGGTCTGGAGATCATTCCCGACAAAGACAGCTATCGCGCAGGTGAGACGGCGCATGTGTTGGTGATTGCGCCGGTGAAAAATGTCACGGCGCTGGTGACCGCGGAGGGCGCAGAACTGCTGGCGCAGCGCGTGGTGGCGCTCACCGGCAGCTCGCAGGTGATCGATTTTGAAATCGGCGAGCAGCACCAGCCGAATTTTTCGGTGGCCGTGGCGATTCTGGCGAACGATGAGCTGTACTCGGAAAGCAAGAACCTCATCGTCATTCCCGAAGAAAAATTTCTCAACCTCGACCTCAGTATGAACGAAGACGTTTTTCGGCCGCAGGAAGAGGGCGAGCTGACCATCAAGGTGACCAACCGGGAAGGCAAGGGCGTGGCCACTGAACTGTCGGTGGCGATGGTGGATGAAAGCATCTATGCGCTGGCGCCGGATTTGACGCGCGCGATCAAGAAGGTGTTCTACAGCAAGCGCTACAATCGCGTAGCGACCGGCTCGTCCGTTTATTTTCGCTTCTATGGCTGGGCGCGCGGATTGGGCGGCGCCATGGCTGCGCGCAAGACTGAGCCGTTCGCGCGCACCGGCTTTGCCGAAGTCAAAGCCGACAAGTTCAAGGAAGCGCGCGTGCGCAAGGATTTCCGCGACACCATGTTTTGGCAGGCACAGGTGCGCACCGATGCCAGCGGTGTCGCCAAATTGAAAGTCCGCTTCCCCGACAATCTCACCACCTGGCGCACGACCGTGCGCGCCATCTCCGCGAAGACCGAGGTGGGCGAACAGACCTTCAAGAATCTCGTGCGCATGGATCTGATCGTGCGCATGGAGACTCCGCGCTTTTTCATCGCCGGTGATCAGGTCACGATTTCGACCATCGTGCACAACTATCTCAACGAGGCGAAGCAGGCCAAAGTCAGTTTGGCGGGCAAGGGCGTGGGCATCACGCCGGTGGGCGAGAAGTTGATCGCGGTGCCGGAGAACGGCGAGAAGCGCGTGGATTGGACGGTGCAGACCAGCGAAGTCGGCCTGGCCACCTTGACGGCCAAAGCGCTCACCGACGAAGTTTCCGACGCCATGCAGCTCGAAGTGCCGGTGTTGCCGCACGGCCTCAAGACTTCGGAAGCGATGGTCGTCGATATTGAAGAAAACCAGGCCGTGCGCGATCAAACCATCACGATTCCGGCGAGCGCAGATCCCGCCACTGCCGAGTTGGTGCTTTCCGTTTCGCCCTCGCTGGCCTCTTCGCTTTTGTCCGCATTGGAGGAGTTGGCGGGCTATCCCTACGGCTGCGTCGAGCAGACCATGAGCCGGTTTTTGCCCACCGCGATTGTCGCCTACACGGCGAAGAAGCTGAAGCTCGATTTGCGCATGGAACTGCTGAACGAATTGCCCAAAATGATGGACAAGGGTCTGCAGGCGCTTTACGGCTTTCAGCACGGCGATGGCGGCTGGGGCTGGTGGCAGGATGATGAAACCCATCCCTACATGACGGCTTACGTGGTTTATGGTTTGTCCCTCGCGAAGCAAGCCGGACACGCGATTGCCGCCGACCGGCTGCAGCGCGGGGCCGATTGCCTGGCGCGGCAGCTCGAACAAGCGCGGCTGGTCGATCGCGAGGTTACCGGACTCGGAGAGGCGCGCGGCCGCGGCGCGTTCGCATTGCTGGACGCCACCACGCAAGCCTATATGCTCTACGCACTGCAAACCGCGCGGCAGGCCGGCGTGAAAGTCGACAATCTGTTCGAGGCGCGATTTGCAGAATTGCAGCGGGCCAGGAGCAACGACTACACCCGCGCGCTGCTGGCACTGGTTTCACATAGCCAGAACAAAACCGAAATCGCCAACACGCTCGCCGCTCAACTGGAAGCAAACGGCGTCACCGCCGGCAATCTCTGCTCCTGGGGCGGCAAGAGCTGGCACTACAATTGGCAGGACGACAACCTCGAGACCACGGCGTTTGCGATCAAATCGCTGGTGCAGGTGAAAGCGGGCAGCCCGCGCATCAATCAGGGCATTCGCTACTTGTTGCTGCAAAAGCGCGGCGAGGCTTGGCGGTCGACGAAAGACACGGCGATGATCATCTTTGCCCTGGTCGATTATCTCGAAAAGAGCCGCGAGCTGGAACCGGACTATCGCGTGCGTATTCATGTCAATGATCAGCTCGTGTTCGACCAGCGCATGACCAAAGCCGAGGCCAACGGCCAGGAGCAGGCCATTCGCCTGCCGGCCAGCCAGTTGCGCCTGGGCCCCAACCGCGTTCGCATCGAGAAAACCGGCGTGGGCAAGTTCTTCAGTACCTTCCGCACGACCTACTATCAAGCCGGCGAGAACTTGCGGCGCAGCACCACCGGTTTTGGCGTGGAGCGCGAATTCTATCTGCTCAATCGTGAAGCGTCCGGCGCGCGGCTGGTTTATGCCAAAACCGGATTCAGCGGCACGTTGCGCTCCGGCGAAGAAATGCTGGTGAAGCTCAGAGTGACTTCGGCCTCGGATTTCGAATACTTCATGCTCGAAGATCCTCTGCCCGCCGGCGTTGAAGTGATCAAGGATGAATCGGGCTATGTGATTCCCGGCGAACGCAACTACGCCGGGCGTGCGGCGGAGGGCTGGCGGCCGCAGCATGCCGCGCGTGAAACCCGTGATGAAAAAGTAGCGTTCTTCGCGACCCGGCTGGCGGCGGGCGTGCATGAATTCACCTACCTGGTGCGCGCGCAAATTCCGGGCACGTATCATGTCATGCCGGCCCTTGCCAGCTTAATGTATTATCCGGAATACCAGGGCAACAGCAGCGAAGCGCGTGTGCGAATTGTTGAATGA
- a CDS encoding PepSY domain-containing protein: MRKMTALSQPLALGLLALFLHACEKPQQEANAAGAPDSLQIASPAPAAAAVAADSTGQLSRAQIEEIAREEMPGALIIAEEIDHEDSLLVYEVDVKNEKGIFELVINAATGEVLEVEEKTADYEAEGKALPAEIPDLAARDAAEQAALASIPGEVVKWKVRDKGQGTYYSFTIRGADGGTQKVKVAAGTNEVQKSDD, from the coding sequence ATGCGGAAAATGACCGCACTCTCCCAGCCTTTGGCCCTCGGCCTGCTGGCGCTATTTCTCCACGCGTGTGAAAAACCCCAACAAGAGGCCAACGCGGCAGGCGCACCGGACAGTCTGCAAATCGCCAGTCCGGCCCCGGCCGCGGCGGCAGTGGCTGCCGATTCCACCGGCCAACTCAGCCGGGCGCAGATCGAAGAAATCGCCCGCGAAGAGATGCCCGGGGCGCTGATCATCGCCGAGGAAATCGATCACGAAGACAGTCTACTGGTCTATGAAGTCGACGTGAAGAATGAAAAGGGCATTTTCGAATTGGTGATCAATGCTGCCACCGGCGAAGTGCTCGAAGTCGAAGAAAAGACCGCGGACTATGAGGCCGAGGGCAAGGCGTTGCCCGCTGAAATTCCGGATCTTGCCGCGCGCGATGCCGCCGAACAAGCCGCGCTCGCCAGCATCCCCGGCGAAGTGGTAAAATGGAAAGTTCGCGACAAGGGCCAGGGCACCTACTACAGCTTCACCATTCGCGGCGCCGACGGCGGCACGCAGAAAGTGAAAGTGGCGGCAGGCACCAACGAAGTCCAGAAATCCGATGACTGA
- a CDS encoding insulinase family protein — MREQIEALAASVHQYRLSNGLQIILHEDHALPQVALHTFWRVGSRNESPGATGLAHFIEHLMFNGGKNYGPNQFDEIMEANGGANNAFTNQNITVYQNSFPATALSTVFDLEADRMAGLLLERNSFVAERKVIAAERRSTVESDNFELMNEKLWATAFEVHPYRWPVIGWPQDIQRWRLADLREFYRCYYTPNNAVMVLTGDLDGDETLRMCEHYFGGLASRPVPVRALPVEPPQTAPRRADVRLPAHLPAFTCGYRTPASRHPDHFALHLLEIILVAGQSSRLYRRLVDGERLATWVRSDYGPSLDPGLFILTAQCNPGHTAAECEEVLAQELQRLRDEPVSAAELRKAQNICRAAFVRSLTTLASKADTLGAFAVYFDDYRQLFDALEHYAALTAADLQAAANAWLNPNQGTMVTLHPEPQEALEER, encoded by the coding sequence ATGCGTGAACAAATCGAGGCGTTGGCGGCGAGCGTGCACCAGTATCGTCTCAGCAATGGCCTGCAAATCATTCTGCACGAAGACCATGCCCTGCCGCAAGTCGCCCTGCACACCTTCTGGCGGGTGGGATCGCGCAACGAAAGCCCGGGCGCGACCGGCCTGGCGCATTTCATCGAGCATTTGATGTTCAACGGCGGCAAGAACTACGGCCCCAACCAATTCGATGAAATCATGGAGGCGAACGGCGGCGCCAACAACGCCTTCACCAACCAGAACATCACCGTTTACCAAAACAGCTTTCCGGCCACCGCCCTCTCCACGGTTTTCGATTTGGAGGCCGACCGCATGGCCGGCCTGCTGCTCGAGAGGAATTCCTTTGTCGCAGAGCGCAAAGTCATTGCCGCGGAACGGCGCTCGACCGTGGAAAGCGACAATTTCGAATTGATGAATGAGAAGCTGTGGGCCACTGCGTTTGAAGTCCATCCCTATCGCTGGCCGGTGATCGGCTGGCCGCAAGATATTCAACGCTGGCGGTTGGCTGATCTGAGAGAATTCTATCGCTGCTACTACACGCCGAACAACGCCGTCATGGTTCTGACCGGAGATCTCGACGGTGATGAGACGCTGCGCATGTGCGAGCACTATTTCGGCGGGCTGGCGAGCCGGCCGGTGCCCGTCCGCGCGCTGCCGGTTGAACCGCCGCAAACAGCACCGCGCCGCGCGGACGTGCGCCTGCCCGCGCATTTGCCGGCCTTCACGTGCGGCTATCGCACGCCGGCGAGCCGCCACCCCGACCATTTCGCGCTGCACTTGCTCGAGATCATCCTGGTTGCCGGACAAAGCTCGCGGCTCTACCGCCGGTTGGTGGATGGCGAGCGCCTTGCGACCTGGGTGCGAAGCGACTACGGCCCCTCGCTCGATCCCGGCTTGTTCATTCTCACGGCGCAGTGCAACCCCGGCCACACAGCCGCGGAGTGTGAAGAGGTGCTGGCGCAGGAACTCCAGCGCTTGCGCGACGAACCGGTGTCCGCCGCGGAGTTGCGCAAAGCGCAAAACATTTGCCGCGCCGCTTTTGTGCGCAGCCTCACCACGCTGGCCAGCAAAGCCGACACGCTCGGTGCTTTCGCCGTTTATTTCGATGACTACCGCCAACTGTTCGACGCGCTCGAGCATTACGCTGCCCTCACGGCAGCAGACCTGCAAGCTGCGGCGAACGCCTGGCTGAACCCCAATCAGGGCACGATGGTGACCCTTCATCCGGAGCCACAAGAAGCACTTGAAGAACGCTAG
- a CDS encoding insulinase family protein, which yields MKNASLRFPEFVKHTLPNGMTVLLWEDHRLPLLALEVLLKIGATVDPPAKEGLAGITLSLLRKGTLQHSARQFAEALDFVGGRYSTDQAIDCGLISMEVMREDWQLGLTLLAEAMRSPTFPKEEFDKKIEQAIAGWRQARDNPANVMEQYFNSFLFAGHPYARSELGTETSLANLAVAEVVDFHQRHYGPEQVILALAGDFTTSAVLAQIHELFADWQPCGAPAPRLAPAEKLSHSRVLLVDKPDEQQAYFCLGNVGAAYNCPDYAGLDVLETMLGGRFTSWLNTALRIQGGLTYSATAFSSRHLLPGALIVASDTAVRSAGHAIEICLAQMRRLQDHQLDEAALQATKNYLRGQYPSSLETLEQLAGLACDLEFYGVGWEMVNTYFDQLAALTVGDLERITREYFPREAFAFVLAGPARKLRKIAAQFGPVEEIKMSDPNFYSPR from the coding sequence TTGAAGAACGCTAGTCTCCGCTTTCCTGAGTTTGTCAAACACACCCTGCCCAACGGCATGACCGTATTGCTGTGGGAAGATCATCGTCTGCCGTTGCTCGCCCTCGAGGTTCTGTTGAAAATCGGCGCGACGGTCGACCCGCCCGCCAAGGAAGGGTTGGCCGGCATCACGCTGTCTCTGCTGCGCAAGGGCACGCTGCAGCATAGCGCCCGTCAATTCGCGGAAGCCCTGGATTTCGTCGGCGGCCGCTACAGCACGGATCAGGCGATTGATTGCGGCTTGATTTCGATGGAAGTGATGCGCGAGGATTGGCAACTGGGCCTCACGCTGCTGGCGGAGGCGATGCGCTCGCCCACTTTTCCCAAAGAGGAATTCGACAAAAAGATCGAACAGGCGATTGCCGGCTGGCGCCAGGCCAGGGACAATCCCGCGAATGTGATGGAGCAGTACTTCAATTCCTTTTTGTTTGCCGGGCATCCTTACGCCCGCTCCGAACTGGGCACGGAAACGAGCTTGGCCAACCTGGCAGTGGCGGAGGTGGTGGATTTTCATCAGCGCCACTATGGCCCGGAACAAGTGATTCTGGCTCTCGCAGGTGATTTCACCACCAGTGCGGTGCTGGCGCAGATTCACGAACTTTTTGCCGATTGGCAGCCGTGCGGCGCGCCGGCACCGAGGCTGGCGCCGGCCGAGAAACTGTCGCACTCGCGCGTGTTGTTGGTCGACAAGCCCGATGAGCAGCAAGCCTATTTTTGCCTGGGGAATGTCGGTGCGGCCTACAATTGCCCGGACTATGCCGGCCTGGATGTGCTGGAAACGATGCTCGGTGGCCGCTTCACCTCCTGGCTCAATACCGCGCTGCGCATTCAAGGCGGGCTGACCTACAGCGCCACCGCCTTCAGCTCGCGCCACTTGCTGCCGGGCGCCTTGATCGTTGCCTCGGACACCGCCGTGCGTTCCGCGGGCCACGCCATTGAAATCTGCCTCGCGCAAATGCGCCGTCTTCAGGATCACCAGCTTGATGAAGCCGCGCTGCAAGCCACCAAGAATTACCTGCGCGGGCAGTATCCCTCGAGCCTGGAGACGCTCGAACAACTGGCGGGGTTGGCCTGTGATCTCGAATTCTACGGTGTCGGGTGGGAGATGGTCAACACCTACTTCGATCAACTTGCTGCGCTGACGGTCGGAGACCTCGAGCGCATCACGCGGGAATATTTTCCGCGTGAGGCGTTTGCCTTCGTGCTTGCCGGCCCGGCCAGGAAGCTGCGCAAGATCGCCGCGCAGTTCGGGCCCGTTGAAGAAATCAAGATGAGCGATCCGAATTTCTATTCGCCGAGGTGA
- a CDS encoding GIY-YIG nuclease family protein, with protein MAAARDNYFVYLLRCADGTFYTGMTNNLERRLAQHQAGKAARYTSGRRPVALVYAEACGSRSQALQREAGLRKLKPRAKAVLAGRQKAQRGTRPQRVGKQIKKSKEGREKNENTFQE; from the coding sequence ATGGCGGCCGCGCGTGACAACTACTTCGTTTATTTGCTGCGCTGCGCGGATGGCACGTTTTACACCGGCATGACCAACAATCTCGAGCGCCGGCTGGCGCAACATCAAGCCGGGAAAGCGGCGCGCTACACCTCCGGCCGGCGGCCGGTTGCGCTGGTTTACGCCGAGGCCTGCGGCTCCCGCAGTCAGGCCTTGCAGCGCGAAGCGGGCTTGCGCAAGCTGAAGCCGCGCGCGAAAGCCGTTCTCGCCGGCAGGCAGAAGGCACAACGCGGCACCCGGCCGCAGCGGGTAGGGAAGCAAATCAAAAAGAGCAAAGAAGGCAGAGAGAAGAATGAGAACACGTTCCAAGAATAG
- a CDS encoding response regulator transcription factor, whose translation MPITVAIVEDNPNLRLGASYILRASPDCKVVGEYESAEDFLDELEEVNPDVVLMDIGLPGMSGIAATAQIKNQSARAQVIMLSVFDDDENVFQAICAGACGYITKPVMPEQLLEAVEQAHQGASPMSPNIARKVLELFKKHMPPPQVDYNLSERELEVLDLLTQGADHKQIAEKLFLSPFTVRAHLRKIYDKLHVHSKSQAVAKALKERLLPRK comes from the coding sequence ATGCCGATTACCGTTGCCATCGTCGAAGACAACCCCAACTTGCGTCTGGGTGCTTCCTACATTTTGCGCGCCTCACCGGATTGCAAGGTCGTGGGCGAGTATGAGAGTGCCGAAGACTTCCTGGATGAGCTGGAAGAAGTCAATCCCGATGTGGTATTGATGGATATCGGTCTGCCGGGTATGTCCGGTATCGCCGCCACGGCGCAAATCAAGAACCAGTCGGCGCGGGCACAGGTGATCATGCTCTCGGTCTTCGACGACGATGAGAATGTGTTTCAGGCGATTTGCGCCGGCGCCTGCGGCTACATCACCAAGCCGGTGATGCCGGAGCAATTGCTGGAAGCCGTCGAGCAAGCGCATCAGGGCGCCTCGCCAATGTCGCCGAACATCGCGCGCAAGGTGCTGGAGCTTTTCAAGAAGCACATGCCGCCGCCGCAGGTCGACTACAATCTCTCCGAACGTGAGCTGGAGGTGCTCGATCTGCTCACGCAGGGCGCGGACCACAAGCAAATTGCCGAGAAACTCTTCCTCAGTCCCTTCACCGTGCGCGCGCATTTGCGCAAAATTTACGACAAGCTGCACGTGCACTCCAAGTCGCAAGCGGTTGCCAAAGCGCTCAAAGAGCGTCTCCTGCCGCGCAAGTAA
- a CDS encoding sigma-54 dependent transcriptional regulator encodes MSQHPGKILVVDDDEDVLMAARLFLKQHFALVHTERQPEHLPALLQNTGYDLILLDMNFTRDASSGVEGFEWLNRILAIDPAAVVILITAFGDVGMAVKAIKAGATDFVLKPWQNEKLLATLSAALKLRQSQNEIATLRAQQQQLSADLDHQFHDMVGRCSAMQEVFASIQKVAQTDANVLLLGENGTGKELVARALHRASLRADRVFLSVDMGALSESLFESELFGHVKGAFTDAKDERAGRFEVAHGGTLFLDEIGNLSLPLQAKLLAVLQQRQVTRLGSHIARPFDIRLVCATNLPIHQMVAERRFRQDLLYRINTVELALPPLRERREDIPLLIEYFMELYARKYNKPVSGVHAAAVKKLEKYPWPGNVRELQHAIERAVIMSEGRLLQPTDFLLSSADAREEGLVFENYNLEEVEKTVIRRAISKHGGNISHAAKELGLTRTSLYRRLEKYGL; translated from the coding sequence ATGTCACAACACCCCGGCAAAATCCTGGTCGTCGATGATGACGAAGACGTGCTGATGGCGGCGCGCCTGTTTCTCAAGCAGCATTTTGCGCTGGTGCACACCGAGCGGCAGCCGGAGCACCTGCCCGCGCTTTTGCAAAACACCGGCTATGATCTCATTCTGCTGGACATGAATTTCACGCGCGATGCCAGCAGCGGCGTGGAGGGCTTCGAGTGGCTGAACCGCATCCTGGCCATCGATCCGGCGGCGGTGGTCATCTTGATCACCGCGTTCGGGGACGTGGGCATGGCGGTGAAGGCGATCAAGGCGGGCGCCACCGATTTCGTGCTCAAGCCCTGGCAGAATGAAAAACTGCTGGCAACCCTTTCCGCCGCGCTGAAGCTGCGCCAGTCCCAGAACGAAATCGCGACTTTGCGGGCGCAGCAGCAGCAACTGAGCGCAGATCTCGATCATCAGTTTCACGACATGGTCGGCCGCTGCAGCGCCATGCAGGAAGTCTTCGCCAGCATCCAAAAAGTCGCGCAGACCGATGCCAATGTGCTGCTGCTCGGCGAAAACGGCACGGGCAAGGAGCTGGTGGCGCGCGCGCTGCATCGCGCTTCGCTGCGTGCCGACAGAGTCTTCCTGAGCGTGGATATGGGCGCGCTCAGCGAATCGCTGTTCGAAAGCGAGCTTTTCGGCCACGTGAAAGGCGCCTTCACGGACGCCAAAGACGAGCGCGCCGGCCGTTTTGAAGTGGCGCATGGCGGCACGCTTTTTCTCGATGAGATCGGCAATCTTTCCCTGCCGCTGCAGGCCAAGCTGCTGGCGGTGTTGCAGCAGCGCCAGGTGACCCGCCTGGGCTCGCACATCGCCCGGCCCTTCGACATCCGGCTGGTTTGTGCCACCAACCTGCCGATCCACCAAATGGTGGCGGAGCGGCGATTCCGCCAGGATCTGCTCTACCGGATCAACACGGTCGAGCTTGCGCTGCCGCCGCTGCGGGAGCGGCGCGAGGACATTCCCCTGCTGATCGAGTACTTCATGGAACTCTACGCCCGCAAGTATAACAAGCCGGTCAGCGGCGTGCACGCGGCCGCGGTGAAAAAGCTGGAAAAATATCCCTGGCCCGGCAACGTGCGCGAGTTGCAGCACGCCATCGAGCGCGCGGTGATCATGAGTGAAGGCCGGCTGCTGCAACCCACAGACTTTCTGCTTTCCTCGGCGGATGCCCGCGAGGAGGGCCTGGTGTTCGAGAACTACAATCTTGAAGAAGTGGAGAAAACCGTGATTCGCCGCGCGATCAGCAAACACGGCGGCAATATCAGCCATGCCGCCAAGGAACTGGGCCTGACGCGCACGTCCCTGTATCGCCGGCTGGAAAAATACGGCTTGTGA